Proteins found in one Strigops habroptila isolate Jane chromosome W, bStrHab1.2.pri, whole genome shotgun sequence genomic segment:
- the LOC115618942 gene encoding cleavage and polyadenylation specificity factor subunit 5-like, which yields MSVVPPNRSQTGWPRGVNQFGNKYIQQTKLLTLERTINLYPLTNYTFGTKEPLYEKDSSVAARFQRMREEFDKIGMRRTVEGVLIVHEHRLPHVLLLQLGTTFFKLPGGELNPGEDEVEGLKRLMTEILGRQDGVQQDWVIDDCIGNWWRPNFEPPQYPYIPAHITKPKEHKKLFLVQLQEKALFAVPKNYKLVAAPLFELYDNAPGYGPIISSLPQLLSRFNFIYN from the exons ATGTCCGTGGTGCCGCCCAACCGTTCGCAGACTGGTTGGCCCCGCGGGGTGAACCAGTTCGGGAACAAGTACATCCAGCAGACGAAGCTGCTCACGCTGGAGAGGACCATCAACCT GTATCCACTGACAAATTACACATTTGGTACAAAGGAACCCCTGTATGAGAAGGACAGCTCCGTGGCAGCTCGGTTTCAGCGCATGAGGGAAGAGTTTGACAAGATTGGCATGAGACGGACGGTGGAAGGGGTTCTGATTGTCCATGAGCACAGGCTGCCCCACGTGCTGTTACTGCAGCTGGGGACAACTTTTTTCAAGCT ACCTGGTGGTGAACTCAATCCAGGAGAAGATGAGGTAGAAGGGCTCAAACGCTTAATGACAGag ATACTGGGTCGTCAGGATGGTGTTCAGCAAGACTGGGTGATTGATGACTGCATTGGTAACTGGTGGAGACCGAACTTTGAACCTCCACAG TATCCCTATATCCCAGCTCatattacaaaaccaaaagaacacaaaaagcttttcttggtCCAGCTTCAAGAAAAAG CTTTGTTTGCAGTCCCCAAAAATTACAAGTTGGTTGCCGCACCGTTGTTTGAGCTCTATGACAATGCACCAGGATATGGACCCATTATTTCCAGCCTTCCTCAACTTTTGAGCAG GTTCAACTTTATTTACAACTGA